A single region of the Duganella sp. BuS-21 genome encodes:
- the plsY gene encoding glycerol-3-phosphate 1-O-acyltransferase PlsY, whose amino-acid sequence MNTVWMTVAAYLIGSISFAVVSSKLFGLADPRTYGSKNPGATNVLRSGNKAAAIVTLLGDAFKGWLAVWLAIHFQERLNVGDGTIALVAIAVFLGHLWPVFFRFVGGKGVATAAGVLLGLNPWLGVATLVTWMAVAFAFRYSSLAALIAALFAPFYYGLLFGVEPQLFAVFAMSALLIFRHAKNISNLIAGKESRIGSKGKDAAKTKGK is encoded by the coding sequence ATGAATACAGTTTGGATGACCGTGGCCGCTTACCTGATCGGCTCGATCTCGTTTGCCGTTGTCAGCAGCAAGTTGTTCGGCCTGGCCGATCCCCGCACCTATGGCTCGAAAAATCCCGGCGCCACCAATGTGTTGCGAAGTGGCAACAAAGCTGCGGCCATCGTCACCTTGCTCGGCGACGCCTTCAAGGGCTGGCTGGCGGTGTGGCTGGCGATCCATTTCCAGGAGCGCCTGAACGTCGGCGACGGCACTATCGCGCTGGTGGCGATCGCCGTCTTCCTCGGCCATCTGTGGCCGGTGTTCTTCCGTTTTGTCGGCGGCAAAGGCGTGGCGACGGCGGCCGGTGTGCTGCTGGGCTTGAATCCTTGGCTGGGCGTCGCCACCTTGGTGACTTGGATGGCGGTTGCGTTCGCCTTCCGCTACTCGTCGCTGGCGGCGCTGATAGCGGCCCTGTTCGCGCCGTTTTATTATGGACTGTTGTTTGGCGTGGAACCGCAGCTGTTCGCCGTGTTCGCCATGAGCGCACTGCTGATTTTCCGTCATGCAAAAAATATCTCCAACCTGATCGCAGGCAAGGAGAGCCGCATCGGCAGCAAGGGCAAGGATGCGGCCAAAACGAAAGGCAAATAA
- a CDS encoding efflux RND transporter periplasmic adaptor subunit: MKLETLPPYTQPTVRKPGWRAPAAILIVIAVAGGGWTVLRGKPEAAPAAPANAAAAKEKQDVFELSTGDIAAVDARSLAVSLPLSGSLAPLSSATIKSKVSGVVEATTLQEGMAVSAGQVLARIDQADLRARLQQQQAMLDEAQAKFAMATKNEGNSKALLTQKYISQNAYDSTQNTVDLARANVRSAAAMVEIARIALNDGVIKAPIAGVISKRHVQAGEKLAPDMPVYSIVNLSELTLEAQVPASEIPRVKVGQDVKFRVDGYAQRDFHGKVARINPATEAGSRAMLVYIAVKNDDSALRAGMFAKGSIVTDRSAVSPVVPLAALRTDKDGKSLVYKVEKGTLVSQPVKLGLRNEDEGYAEVVEGLQQGAHVIVSRLDRLKPGALVKLPGAAAASTPSALAKSADAAKG, translated from the coding sequence ATGAAACTAGAAACCTTGCCCCCATACACCCAGCCCACCGTCCGCAAGCCAGGCTGGCGCGCGCCGGCAGCCATCCTGATCGTGATCGCCGTGGCCGGCGGCGGCTGGACCGTCCTGCGCGGCAAGCCGGAAGCCGCGCCTGCGGCCCCTGCCAATGCGGCGGCGGCCAAGGAAAAGCAAGACGTCTTCGAATTATCGACCGGCGACATCGCCGCCGTCGACGCCCGTTCATTGGCGGTCAGCTTGCCCTTATCCGGCTCGCTGGCGCCCCTGAGTTCCGCCACCATCAAGTCCAAGGTCTCGGGCGTGGTGGAGGCGACCACACTGCAGGAAGGCATGGCGGTCAGCGCCGGCCAGGTGCTGGCCCGCATCGACCAGGCCGACCTGCGCGCGCGCCTGCAACAGCAGCAGGCCATGCTCGACGAAGCGCAAGCCAAGTTCGCCATGGCGACCAAGAACGAAGGCAACAGCAAGGCCCTGCTGACGCAAAAATACATTTCGCAGAACGCCTACGACTCGACCCAGAACACGGTCGACCTGGCGCGCGCCAACGTCAGGTCGGCCGCCGCCATGGTCGAAATCGCCCGCATCGCGCTCAACGACGGCGTGATCAAGGCGCCGATCGCCGGCGTCATCAGCAAGCGCCATGTGCAGGCCGGCGAGAAGCTGGCGCCGGACATGCCGGTCTACAGCATCGTCAACCTGTCCGAACTGACGCTGGAAGCGCAGGTGCCGGCTTCCGAAATCCCGCGCGTGAAGGTCGGGCAGGACGTCAAGTTCCGCGTCGACGGCTACGCCCAGCGCGATTTCCACGGCAAGGTGGCGCGCATCAATCCGGCCACCGAAGCCGGCTCGCGCGCCATGCTGGTCTACATCGCCGTCAAGAACGACGACAGCGCGCTGCGCGCCGGCATGTTCGCCAAGGGCAGCATCGTCACCGACCGTTCGGCGGTATCGCCGGTGGTGCCGCTGGCCGCGCTGCGCACCGACAAGGATGGCAAGTCCCTCGTCTACAAGGTCGAGAAAGGCACGCTGGTGTCGCAGCCGGTCAAGCTGGGCCTGCGCAACGAGGACGAGGGCTACGCCGAAGTGGTGGAAGGCTTGCAGCAGGGTGCGCACGTGATCGTCTCGCGCCTGGACCGCCTGAAGCCTGGCGCGCTGGTCAAGCTGCCGGGCGCAGCCGCAGCGTCCACGCCATCGGCGCTGGCTAAATCCGCCGATGCGGCGAAGGGCTGA
- the ybaK gene encoding Cys-tRNA(Pro) deacylase has product MAKKEHISETPATQLLRKHKVAFTEHPYDYEEHGGTGVSSRELGVDEHHVVKTLVMQDEAAKPFIVLMHGDCKVSTKNLARNLGCKSVEPCKPEVATRHSGYMIGGTSPFGTKKAMPVYVEDSILALETIYINGGRRGYLVGIKPQVLTELLNVKAVHCALAE; this is encoded by the coding sequence ATGGCTAAAAAAGAGCATATCTCCGAAACCCCGGCTACCCAGTTGCTGCGCAAGCACAAGGTGGCGTTCACCGAGCACCCCTACGACTACGAGGAGCACGGCGGCACCGGCGTGTCCTCGCGCGAGCTCGGCGTCGACGAGCACCACGTGGTCAAGACGCTGGTGATGCAGGACGAGGCCGCTAAACCATTCATTGTGCTGATGCATGGCGATTGCAAGGTCTCTACCAAAAACCTGGCCCGCAACCTCGGCTGCAAGTCCGTCGAACCGTGCAAGCCGGAAGTGGCGACGCGCCACAGCGGCTACATGATCGGCGGCACTTCGCCGTTCGGCACCAAGAAGGCCATGCCCGTGTACGTAGAGGATAGCATCCTTGCGCTGGAAACGATTTATATCAATGGTGGCAGGCGTGGCTACCTGGTCGGCATCAAGCCGCAGGTGCTCACCGAGCTGCTCAACGTCAAGGCGGTACACTGCGCTCTGGCCGAGTAG
- a CDS encoding methylated-DNA--[protein]-cysteine S-methyltransferase: MKIQQGGEHFSGVVSLPFGKLGIRTGVGVVNELCYLPPHFEARAPQDATAELVAYQVEQYCADADYRFTLPLKPAGTDFQRKVWEAISSIPRGGVRTYGELAKYLGSAPRAVGQACGANWFPIVVPCHRVTAAGGLGGFANSDDPHGYLLGVKRWLLAHEGSSEYAWQQTTLL, translated from the coding sequence ATGAAAATACAACAGGGCGGCGAGCATTTTTCCGGCGTGGTGTCGCTACCATTCGGAAAGCTGGGTATTCGGACCGGTGTCGGAGTGGTGAACGAGCTGTGCTACCTGCCGCCCCATTTTGAGGCACGAGCGCCGCAGGACGCGACGGCCGAGCTGGTCGCTTACCAGGTCGAGCAATATTGCGCCGACGCCGATTACCGCTTTACGCTGCCCCTCAAACCTGCGGGCACGGACTTCCAACGCAAAGTGTGGGAAGCGATCAGTTCCATTCCGCGCGGCGGCGTACGTACCTACGGCGAGCTGGCCAAGTATCTGGGTTCGGCGCCGCGCGCGGTGGGCCAGGCTTGCGGCGCCAACTGGTTCCCCATCGTCGTACCGTGCCACCGGGTAACCGCCGCCGGCGGCCTGGGCGGCTTCGCCAATAGCGACGATCCCCACGGCTATCTGCTGGGCGTGAAGCGCTGGCTGTTGGCCCACGAAGGTTCGAGTGAATACGCATGGCAGCAAACAACCTTGCTCTGA
- a CDS encoding endonuclease/exonuclease/phosphatase family protein yields the protein MQQEIRFATFNVCNLSQPGAKLYDNLAPLTEAGYQAKVAWTAQQLDQLDADVIGLQEIFSLAALRDVLARSRRYRNATLAGFEPPPDPVTGAARLTPEVALITRLPLAGPAQAYIMFPDGVALPDGSRDADRFARAPLHAQVVLPNEKIVDVIVIHLKSKRPDYINQDNADSNDAPMLHAQANLRSLIRRGTEAVALRALLSAMDQQQRRARVVLGDFNDTVDAVTTTIVMGAGGVCEPGEELHGQLFDCRHLQSGREQRGDGGYTITHEGRHATIDHVLVSEEFHPGSRHQLGEVVNVSYLNGHLQPQQPDASDHGQVLVRLRIF from the coding sequence ATGCAGCAGGAAATTCGCTTTGCCACTTTCAACGTTTGCAATCTTTCCCAGCCTGGGGCGAAATTGTACGACAATCTGGCGCCCCTGACCGAGGCCGGCTACCAAGCGAAAGTCGCCTGGACCGCGCAGCAACTCGACCAACTCGACGCCGACGTCATCGGCCTGCAGGAAATCTTCTCGCTGGCGGCCCTGCGCGACGTGCTGGCCAGGAGCCGCCGCTACCGAAACGCCACCCTGGCCGGCTTCGAGCCGCCGCCCGATCCCGTCACCGGCGCAGCGCGCCTGACGCCCGAAGTGGCGCTGATCACGCGCCTGCCGCTGGCCGGCCCGGCGCAAGCCTACATCATGTTCCCGGACGGCGTGGCCCTGCCGGACGGCAGCCGCGATGCCGACCGCTTCGCGCGCGCGCCGCTGCACGCGCAAGTGGTGCTGCCGAACGAGAAAATCGTCGACGTCATCGTCATCCACCTCAAATCCAAACGGCCCGACTACATCAATCAGGACAACGCCGACAGCAACGATGCGCCCATGTTGCACGCCCAGGCCAATCTGCGCTCGCTGATCCGGCGCGGCACCGAGGCGGTGGCGCTGCGCGCCCTGCTCAGTGCCATGGACCAGCAGCAGCGCCGGGCGCGCGTGGTGCTGGGCGATTTCAACGACACGGTCGATGCCGTCACCACCACCATCGTCATGGGCGCCGGCGGCGTCTGCGAGCCGGGCGAGGAACTGCACGGCCAGTTGTTCGACTGCCGCCACCTGCAGTCGGGCCGCGAGCAACGCGGCGACGGCGGCTACACCATCACCCATGAAGGGCGCCACGCCACCATCGACCATGTGCTGGTGTCGGAGGAATTCCATCCCGGTTCGCGCCACCAGCTGGGCGAGGTGGTCAACGTCAGCTATCTGAACGGCCATCTGCAGCCGCAGCAGCCGGACGCCTCCGACCACGGCCAGGTATTGGTGCGCTTGCGCATATTCTGA
- a CDS encoding efflux RND transporter permease subunit → MTKVSIQNPVFATMVMVALMVLGLFSYRGLGLEAMPNVEIPGAAIEVQYPGASPEAVENDITRPIEEAVNTVSGIKTLRSNSWEGRGGVYIDFELSADMDRAMQDLRDKVAQVRPRFPREAKDPFIIRFEGENARPIAQIGLSATEHSLRDLSTMADQVIAKRFQGVAGVGQVRINGMAARQILIQLRPNDLTAQAVGVDEVLNAIQNTNTNLPAGFISYGASERLVRVEGKMKDPRDFNKIIVARRANGPVYLEQVATVEDGAQEELSISRINGVRSVTLDITKVQDANVVEVGRRIQQVAEDLKKTLPADIKVEVLNDESTKVQAQLDNVKKTIIEGAVLTMVIVFFFLHSWRSTIITGLTLPISVLASFIAMKAFGFTLNFLTLMALSLCIGLLIDDAIVVRENIVRHLGMGKNHRKAAEDGTNEIGLAVMATTFAIVAVFIPVAFMDGIIGRFFLQFGITVAVAVMVSLFVSFTLDPMLSSVWPDPVQDRFKYLPWLGRLMHWIEGGIEWLHVVYGKVLGLALRWKKLTLLLAFSLFAGSILLVPKIGGEMMPEQDNGWVNFLVKTPVGSSLDYTDNKIHQVEAALKEFPEIDRVITVVGTWDGRNTAQLDLKLTDRKLHKRRTQQEMEAAIRARLNKIAGITLTAGQKPIFIAILGTDEGKLDDVAHRLMDKMRKIKGLVDLEYSQEGANPSTNIKINNELASDLGLTTQQIGTALRPFVAGDTTSHFLAADGQNYEVNVQLPKSGRQKVTDLADLSLASSKLGPDGRPVMVPLRQVVDFVPAFSPQVLKRQALQRRVAVYASTEGRPGGDVDSDVKKAMKEIELPAGVRFDVGGNAQEMEQSMTSAMIALGIAVIFIYLVLASQFGSFLQPIAIMMSLPLSLIGVLVALLVTGSTLNIFSVIGFIMLMGLVTKNAILLVDFTNHAQREGLNQHDALMSAGQVRLRPILMTTLAMVFGMLPMAIGMGDGGETQAPMGRAVIGGVLTSTLLTLVVVPVAYTYLDRLGKRCARYFKRHHEEEPALHEVKKEQAEVA, encoded by the coding sequence ATGACTAAAGTCAGTATCCAGAACCCGGTGTTCGCCACCATGGTGATGGTGGCGCTGATGGTGCTGGGCCTGTTCTCGTATCGCGGCCTGGGGCTGGAAGCCATGCCCAACGTCGAGATTCCCGGCGCCGCCATCGAGGTGCAGTATCCGGGCGCCTCGCCGGAAGCGGTGGAAAACGACATCACGCGCCCGATCGAAGAAGCGGTCAACACCGTCAGCGGCATCAAGACCTTGCGCTCCAACTCGTGGGAAGGCCGGGGCGGCGTCTACATCGACTTCGAACTGTCGGCCGATATGGACCGCGCCATGCAGGACTTGCGCGACAAGGTGGCGCAGGTGCGCCCACGCTTCCCGCGCGAAGCCAAGGACCCGTTCATCATCCGCTTCGAAGGTGAGAACGCGCGCCCGATCGCGCAGATCGGCCTGTCCGCCACCGAGCACTCGCTGCGCGACCTCTCGACCATGGCCGACCAGGTCATCGCCAAGCGCTTCCAGGGCGTGGCCGGCGTCGGCCAGGTGCGCATCAACGGCATGGCCGCGCGCCAGATCCTGATCCAGCTGCGCCCCAACGACCTGACCGCGCAGGCGGTCGGCGTGGACGAAGTGCTGAACGCGATCCAGAACACCAACACCAACCTGCCGGCCGGCTTCATCAGCTACGGCGCCAGCGAGCGCCTGGTGCGGGTCGAAGGCAAGATGAAGGATCCGCGCGACTTCAACAAGATCATCGTCGCGCGCCGCGCCAACGGCCCGGTCTACCTGGAACAGGTGGCCACGGTGGAGGACGGCGCGCAGGAAGAACTGTCGATCTCGCGCATCAACGGCGTGCGCTCGGTCACGCTGGACATCACCAAGGTGCAGGACGCCAACGTGGTGGAAGTGGGCCGCCGCATCCAGCAGGTTGCGGAAGACCTCAAGAAAACGCTGCCGGCCGACATCAAGGTCGAAGTGCTGAACGACGAATCGACCAAGGTTCAGGCCCAGCTCGACAACGTCAAGAAGACCATCATCGAAGGCGCGGTACTGACCATGGTGATCGTGTTCTTCTTCCTGCATTCGTGGCGCTCGACCATCATCACCGGCCTGACCTTGCCGATCTCGGTGCTGGCCAGCTTCATCGCCATGAAGGCCTTCGGCTTCACGCTCAACTTCCTCACTTTGATGGCCTTGTCCTTATGCATCGGCCTGCTGATCGACGACGCCATCGTGGTGCGCGAGAACATCGTGCGCCACCTCGGCATGGGCAAGAACCACCGCAAGGCGGCCGAAGACGGCACCAACGAAATCGGCCTGGCCGTGATGGCCACCACCTTCGCCATCGTGGCGGTGTTCATTCCGGTGGCCTTCATGGACGGCATCATCGGCCGCTTCTTCCTGCAGTTCGGCATTACGGTGGCGGTGGCGGTGATGGTGTCGCTGTTCGTCTCCTTCACGCTGGACCCGATGCTGTCGTCGGTGTGGCCGGACCCGGTGCAGGACCGCTTCAAGTACCTGCCGTGGCTGGGCCGCCTGATGCACTGGATCGAAGGCGGCATCGAGTGGCTGCACGTGGTCTACGGCAAGGTGCTGGGACTGGCGCTGCGCTGGAAGAAACTGACGCTGCTGCTGGCCTTCAGCCTGTTCGCCGGCAGCATCCTGCTGGTGCCGAAGATCGGCGGCGAGATGATGCCGGAGCAGGACAACGGCTGGGTCAACTTCCTGGTCAAGACCCCGGTCGGCTCCAGCCTCGACTACACCGACAACAAGATCCATCAGGTCGAAGCAGCGCTCAAGGAGTTTCCGGAAATCGACCGTGTGATTACCGTGGTCGGCACCTGGGACGGCCGCAACACGGCCCAGCTCGACCTCAAGCTGACCGACCGCAAGCTGCACAAGCGCCGCACCCAGCAGGAGATGGAAGCGGCGATCCGCGCGCGCCTGAACAAGATCGCCGGCATCACGCTGACGGCCGGCCAGAAGCCGATCTTCATCGCCATCCTCGGCACCGATGAAGGCAAGCTGGACGACGTGGCCCACCGCCTGATGGACAAGATGCGCAAGATCAAGGGCCTGGTCGACCTCGAATACAGCCAGGAAGGCGCCAACCCGTCGACCAACATCAAGATCAACAACGAGCTGGCCAGCGACCTGGGCCTGACCACGCAGCAGATCGGTACCGCACTGCGGCCGTTCGTGGCCGGCGACACCACCTCGCACTTCCTGGCGGCGGACGGCCAGAACTACGAGGTCAACGTGCAGCTGCCGAAATCGGGCCGGCAGAAGGTGACCGACCTGGCCGACCTGTCGCTGGCGTCCAGCAAGCTGGGGCCGGATGGCCGTCCGGTGATGGTGCCGCTGCGCCAGGTGGTGGATTTCGTGCCGGCCTTCAGCCCGCAGGTGCTCAAGCGCCAGGCGTTGCAGCGCCGCGTGGCGGTGTACGCCAGCACCGAAGGCCGTCCGGGTGGCGACGTCGACAGCGACGTCAAAAAAGCCATGAAGGAAATCGAGCTGCCGGCCGGCGTGCGCTTCGACGTCGGCGGCAACGCCCAGGAGATGGAGCAATCGATGACCTCGGCCATGATTGCGCTCGGCATCGCGGTGATCTTCATCTACCTGGTGCTGGCCTCGCAGTTCGGCAGCTTCCTGCAGCCGATCGCGATCATGATGTCGCTGCCGCTGTCGCTGATTGGCGTGCTGGTGGCGCTGCTGGTGACCGGCAGCACGCTCAACATCTTCTCGGTGATCGGCTTCATCATGCTGATGGGTCTGGTGACCAAGAACGCCATCCTGCTGGTGGACTTCACCAACCACGCGCAGCGCGAAGGCCTGAACCAGCATGACGCCCTGATGAGCGCGGGCCAGGTGCGCCTGCGCCCTATCCTGATGACGACGCTGGCGATGGTGTTCGGCATGTTGCCGATGGCGATAGGCATGGGGGATGGCGGCGAAACGCAGGCGCCGATGGGCCGCGCGGTGATCGGCGGCGTGTTGACCTCAACCCTGCTGACGCTGGTGGTGGTGCCGGTGGCCTACACCTACCTGGACCGGCTGGGCAAACGCTGCGCGCGCTACTTCAAGCGCCATCACGAAGAAGAGCCCGCGCTGCACGAAGTCAAAAAGGAACAGGCCGAAGTGGCCTGA
- the xerD gene encoding site-specific tyrosine recombinase XerD, whose product MAANNLALIDEFCDSLWLEDGLSKNTLEAYRRDMRLFASWLEKKRTCVDGLLAVQAHDIESYIAARHEQGKATSSNRRLSVIKRFYQMLLRQRRINADPSLKMASAKQPQRFVHTLSEAQVEALLAAPDINTPLGLRERTMLELMYASGLRVSELVDLKLLELSLNDGVLRVTGKGAKTRLVPFGQQARVWIERYLKEARGVILNGQQDDALFVTGRGGAMTRQMFWVLIKKHALKAGITAPLSPHTMRHAFATHLLNHGADLRVVQLLLGHSDISTTQIYTHVARERLKHLHAQHHPRG is encoded by the coding sequence ATGGCAGCAAACAACCTTGCTCTGATCGACGAGTTCTGCGACAGCCTGTGGCTGGAGGACGGGCTGTCCAAGAACACGCTGGAGGCCTACCGGCGCGATATGCGCCTGTTCGCCAGCTGGCTGGAGAAGAAGCGCACGTGCGTCGACGGCCTGCTGGCGGTGCAGGCGCATGATATCGAAAGCTATATCGCCGCGCGCCACGAGCAGGGCAAGGCGACATCGTCCAACCGGCGTTTGTCGGTGATCAAGCGCTTCTACCAGATGCTGCTGCGGCAGCGCCGCATCAATGCCGACCCCAGCCTGAAGATGGCCTCGGCCAAGCAGCCGCAGCGTTTTGTGCATACGCTGAGCGAGGCCCAGGTCGAGGCCCTGCTGGCCGCGCCCGACATCAACACGCCGCTGGGCCTGCGCGAGCGGACCATGCTGGAGCTGATGTATGCGAGCGGGCTGCGGGTGTCCGAGCTGGTCGACCTCAAGCTGCTGGAGCTGAGCCTGAACGACGGCGTGCTGCGCGTCACCGGCAAGGGCGCGAAAACGCGCCTGGTGCCCTTCGGCCAGCAGGCGCGGGTATGGATCGAGCGCTATCTGAAGGAGGCGCGCGGCGTCATCCTCAACGGCCAGCAGGATGACGCGCTGTTCGTCACCGGACGCGGCGGGGCGATGACGCGGCAAATGTTCTGGGTCTTGATTAAAAAGCATGCCCTGAAGGCCGGCATCACGGCGCCGCTGTCGCCGCACACCATGCGGCATGCGTTTGCCACCCATTTGCTGAACCACGGCGCCGACCTGCGTGTTGTGCAATTGCTATTGGGGCATTCCGATATTTCAACCACGCAGATCTATACCCACGTCGCGCGCGAGCGCTTGAAGCACTTGCATGCGCAACATCATCCTCGTGGTTGA
- a CDS encoding DsbA family oxidoreductase, whose protein sequence is MATPLKIDFVSDVSCPWCAIGLKSLDKALAAIGDEAEVSVHFQPFELNAGMAPEGQDIGEHLSEKYHSTPEQQQQAREMIRARGAEVGFEFAMDKRGRIYNTFDAHRLLHWAGLEGKQRALKEALFKAYFTQGLDPSAHEVLIYLAGEAGLDKEAARQVLHSGEYASEVREAEQFFQRHGINSVPAVIINERHLISGGQPAEVFERALREIIRKA, encoded by the coding sequence ATGGCTACTCCGCTGAAAATCGATTTCGTCTCCGACGTTTCCTGCCCGTGGTGCGCCATCGGCCTGAAATCGCTGGACAAGGCGCTGGCCGCCATCGGCGACGAGGCCGAAGTGAGCGTCCACTTCCAGCCCTTCGAGCTGAACGCCGGCATGGCGCCGGAAGGTCAGGACATCGGTGAGCACCTGAGCGAGAAATACCATTCGACGCCGGAACAGCAGCAACAGGCGCGCGAGATGATCCGCGCGCGCGGCGCCGAAGTCGGCTTCGAGTTCGCGATGGACAAGCGCGGCCGCATCTACAACACCTTCGACGCCCATCGCCTGCTGCATTGGGCCGGGCTGGAAGGCAAGCAGCGCGCGCTGAAGGAAGCGCTGTTCAAGGCTTACTTCACGCAGGGTCTCGACCCGAGCGCGCACGAAGTGCTGATCTACCTGGCCGGCGAAGCGGGCCTGGACAAGGAGGCCGCGCGTCAGGTGCTGCATTCGGGCGAATACGCCAGCGAGGTGCGCGAGGCCGAGCAGTTCTTCCAGCGCCACGGCATCAACTCGGTGCCGGCCGTGATCATCAACGAACGCCACCTGATTTCCGGCGGCCAGCCGGCCGAGGTGTTCGAGCGCGCCTTGCGCGAAATTATCCGCAAGGCATAA